In the genome of Daucus carota subsp. sativus chromosome 9, DH1 v3.0, whole genome shotgun sequence, the window AACTTTTTAGGTTGGGAAAAAGCTGTCTGAACTTATTCGAGATTCAGGTGGCCAGTCATCCGCAAGTGAGCAAGGCAGGTGGCAAGCGGAACTAGCTCATGTTGCAGTTGAGCTTATTGCGGTATGGACTTGTTTCCTATTCCAATTCACCCAAATTGGGTGTTTTTTGTTCATATGGTTAAACCTGTTATTACTTATTAAAGGCCTAAGGTCTTACAAATCTTACACTAAGGTAAATAGAGCCCTAATTTGGCAAACTACACTCCTTATTTCCTTTCCTCTCGGATTTTGCACGTGTGATGCATGTACCTTATATTTCTCCTAGCAAAGCTCTTATATCGTGCTTGTCACTCTATAcctctttgttttcttttcctcCTTGTCTTAACTAAGCTAAAAATTATGTGACCCAgggttataattttaataagcaTGTCCcacttttcttatttttgtgtCTAAAATTAACCAAGTCACTCCTGCTAAATGTAGGCCACATTTTGGCATTTAAAAGCTGAAATGAATCAATTCGTATACTAACCTGATTTGATTACtttttatatctatatttagGAGTAAAAATTGACTTTAAAGGCAATAAAAAGTACATTTACTTCCAATGATGGTGTTTTATCTCGTTAACACCCAGAGGCCACAACTTGTAATATCAAGTAATTTATACAATCTTAATTGACATGTTAGACCAGTTGCATAATTTCAATTAATTTGTGCGTCATGTTCTGTCTAATACGAAAAGAATTGCTGAATGATGTGTCAAACAAGACTATTAACATGTAAGATTCTCATTTTTGGTGGTTTGTTGCGGGACAAGGGTTACATGAGGCTGCTAGTGTCTGCAGTTTGATCAATCCACTGTAGGCCTAAAAGTCAAAAGTACAGGATTACTGATCACAGAAAATGTAAAATCCAACtaatgtcatatgaaaaaaaagatattaaaaaggTAAGCAGCTTGAAATGTATGATTATCTTGTTTCTGAAAATAATGATCATTATATGATTTTACTTCAACTCGCCCTAGGTTTTCTAACAAATATCTTTTGTTGTACATAATTGTTCACAAGAGAGAATGTGATAGGCTGatagcaaaataaaaaagatacaGATTCTTATGCATAGTCTTTATGTTTCGAATAACACTGTTGTAGCTTACATAAGCTCTGCTGCCATGTTATACTTGTAGGTTGTCACTAATTCTGGTCGTGCAAGTTCATTAGCAGCGACTGATGCTGCTACTCCTACTTTAAGGCGTATAGAGAGAGCTGCAATAGCTGCTGCTACTCCAATTAGTTATCATCCCAGGTATTTAATTCTTGATTTCTCCAAATCTATGTGTACACCATTCTCACTTTTCTGTCTGAAGTTTAACTTTCGTCTTAATGTACGTTCTCAAATGTCAAACTCAGAGAACTATTGTCACTGATACATGAACACCTACAAGCATCTGGATTGGCAACAACTGCTACTACACTTTTGAAAGAGGCTCAATTGATGCCCCTGCCATCATTAGCAGCTCCATCATCTCTATCACATCAAGGCTCTGGACAGGAAATTCCTTCTGTACATGTCCATTGGCCTTCTCGAAATACATCCTGCACATTTTATTCTGATAAACTAAAATCTGCCTCGTTAGATGAAGATTTCAGCATTAAGCTTGATTCATCTGTGTCGTCTTCAAAGAAAAGATCTTTAGTTTTTGCATCTACACTTGGTTTGCAGCTCAAATATTATGATTCTTGCCCTGCATCTAAAGGTAACAGTactatgaagaatttatgtGTCCCAGAAGGCACGTCAGAAACTCCGTCATTAATATCTGCGATAAAACCCAGTGGAGATGCGGATAATAGTTTTAAAACTCCAAATACGTTGCTAATGAAGCGCAAGTTGTCTAAAACAGTTGAGACTGCATCGTTTACATCGAGAAAACGTGTTAAGATCAGTGATAATGGAATTCAGAATGCAGATTATATGACCCCTGGTAGTGTTCGTAGAAGCAGTCTGCTGGCTGAATCAAATGCTTTTACCACACCACGTGTTTTAAAAGACTCTCATGGGAGATTGATATCAGGTGGTTTGCTCTCTGAAAATTTAGAGGATATCAGCAATTCGGCTCAAGCAACACCTTCTGTACATCGTGGTCTGTTAAATGACCCACAATCTGTTAGCACAGAACGACTGACTTTAAATTCTATTGTCACTCAGTATCTAAAGAACCAGCACCGCCATTGCCCAGCTCCCATCACTACATTACCACCACTCTCTCTTTTGCACCCACATGTCTGTCCTGAGTCTAGGCAAAGCATTGATGCACCATCGAATGTGACTTCCCGACTTACTACACGTGAATACAGAAGCAAGTATGGGGGGATCCATGGAAGCCGCAGGGATCACCAATTTGTCTATAGTAGATTCAGACCATGGAGAACGTGCCGGGATGATAGTGGTGCTATGCTAAGTTGCATGACTTTTCTAGGAGATTCCTCTCAGATTGCCACTGGTTGTGATTCTGGGGAGCTTAAAATTTTTGACTCTGACAACAGCAATATATTGGAATGCTTTACTAGCCAACATGCTTTGACGGCTCTCCAGTCGCATCTTTTCGAGGGGACACAGTTAATTCTTTCTTCAAGCTCCCATGATGTGCAGTTATGGGATGCATCTTCTGTGTCAATTGGACCTAGGCATTCATTTGATGAGTGTAAAGGTGGGAAGTTAAGCAATTCAGGAAATTCTTTTGCAGCATTGTCATTGGAGTCAACACGACGAGAAATTCTGTTGTATGATATACAGACCTGCAAATTGGATTCAAAGCTTACCAACAGAAATTCGAGTTCATCGGGGCGTTCGCATGTGTATTCTCTCATTCACTTTAGTCCATCAGACACAATGTTACTTTGGAATGGTGTCTTGTGGGACCTTAGGGAGCCCCACCCTGTCCATCACTTTGATCAGTTTACTGATTATGGTGGTGGTGGGTTCCATCCAGCTGGTAATGAGGTATGGAAACTTGCCTATGCACTTTATATATGTAGAATTTGTCACTGATAAAATTTAGGTTGCATTTGGTAACGTGTActccatttcaaattttggatttcaaatgacatgatttgagttgtcatttcaaatcctCAGCTTTATGCTAGGATCTTAGTGTTTTGGATTTCAAATCACATCCAAATCCAACTATCTTTTGTGTATCCAAAAATGTCATTTGATCAAAtctagaatttcaaatgaaattcaagttcTGAAATCGGCCATTAGGGGTAATGTTCAACACCAAAGGTTGTACATGTCTGCCAATAGATTCAcagatatatttattaattctgTTGTTCAAGCCTGTTTACATATACACGGATTGCAGTTTCGATGAACATTGACATGTAATGCATTATTAATTATGCATGGGGTATGATTTGTTTGCATGCATTTTTTCACTTCTTACACTGGCTTCAGAGTTCTGGAGATTTTAACAGCTCATCAATAGCTTCTTATGATGTAGTATTGCTTTTATCTGAGGTTACTGTCACTTGATCTTTTTACACAGGTCATCATAAACTCTGAAGTTTGGGATCTTCGGAAATTCAGGCTTCTTCGCAGTGTACCGTCCCTGGACCAAACAGTACTTTCTTTTAATGGCAGTGGAGATGTAATATATGCAACCTTGAGAAGAAATCTTGATGACCTTACGGCTGCCCTACAACCTCGACGAGTTAAACATCCACTATATTCAGCCTTCCGTACTGTGGACGCTGTCAACTACTCTGATATTGCCACTATACCTGTGGATCGTTGTGTAATTGACTTTGCAACTGAGCCCACTGATTCTATTGTTGGGTTGGTCACGATGGATGACCCTGCAGAAATGTATTCTTCAGCCAGGGTGTTTGAGATAGGTCGCAGGAGGCCAACTGACGATGACTCGGATCCTGATGATGCCGAGACTGATGAAGAAGACGAAGACGATGATGAAGACCTAGACGTGAATCAATTGCTGGAAATTGTTGGAAATGGTGGAAGTGATATGGATGATAtgagtgatgatgatgatgctccAAGCGAGCTTGAGGACGATGAAGATGAGGATCAAGATGAAGATGATGGGGTATTCATGATTGATGACCAAGACGAAGACGGTGGAATGCTGGAATTTGTGATGGAGGGTGATGATAGTCAGGTTGATGAATCATCTAGCAGCGACACAGACGATGACGACTCTGAAGGTTCCTTCTAGAGTCTTGCCACAATTACAACCTGAATAGCTGAGATTATATCAGAGATAGTCCAAGTTTCAGTTCTGCCTTATACTTTCATCGCGTATACTTCCAACAGAATTTTGTGTTATCTGGAGGACCAGAGCCTAGTTTAGTGATTTTTGATTTCATTCAATTCTTTACGGGCATTGTTGCGACGGTACTTTCTTGCCTGAATAGACTTCTGAGCTCAGCTTAGTTGTCGACAAATTTTGGATACAAGTATAatggtttttttttctttttaatacatGTAATGTTGACAGGAAGCCCAGTTTTGTAAACAGGGATCTCTGACAGGAAGCCCAGTTTTGTAAACAGGGATCTCTGAcatgatttattaaattttaaatcatgtTATATGGACACCTTTGGTTATACATGTAGTTTGAAATATACTTCTATTCTTCCGCTCTTTTTCGTTCGATTAGATTGTTTACGTTCGATATTTGCACGTGTTTTGAGGTTTGTAtgaagtatagttttataatgtttttttaataaaaatttaaacgttaaatttttaatcagaaaaaaattaaaaaaatattgtgaaactagattttatagaataataatctcaaaatacgtgttaaaaataacaaataacgTAAAGAATTTGCTGAGACAAAGGGTGTATATAGAAACCACGCGTAAATAGCGTAATGATGTTTATTACATCATTTGCGAAAAGAAACCGAATAATTTTTGGCTTACTGAActgtaaatattttttggaCTCGTTTACTTACCGGCAGTAGATAATTGAATGTCGAAACGTAGATCTTCCttagaaattaaaagaaaaaagaaaaagattctCCCTCTTTTCTCTTCGTTTTCTTCTATATTATGAAGCTCTAGTGTGAAGTTAAAAATCCAAGAACTACACGATGGTATGTTTCTATCGCTTCCAATTGTACATTTTGTGCATCAAAATTTGATCTTGTTGAGCATATTATGATTGATTAATTTGATGGGTTTGTAAATTTATGTGATTGCAGTCTGCACTATTTAATTTTCACTCGTTTCTGACGGTGGTGTTGTTGATGATCTGCACCTGTACTTTCTTGAAGATTCAGTTTCCTACTTTGCTTCAAAAGAAAACTGGGTATGCTTCAATACCCATCTTGCAGAATCTTGTTATGTTGGACTTGTATGAATCTTTGTGTTTTCATCAGTTTCTATCAAGTTTGGCTGTTTTTGGGGTGTTTGATTGTGGTGATTTATCGGGGTAGTTGACAATTTTCGATGTGTTAGATTATGAGTATAGGGGCAGGGGAAGATCGATTTTTGAATATGTAGTGGCGATAAGAGCGCCTTGGTCGGTGCTTGGAAATTGAGTTATAATTGCTGTTGTTAATATAGGAGGTTGTGTATAGTACTAGTTTTGGGGGAGTTGGTAATGAGATGCAGTGTCAAGGTCGGGGTTAGGAGAGGTTTCAGAGTCCGAACTATCCTGCCTCTGATATTCTCAAATTGTAGACCTTTTTGTGAAGGTTATGTTGTGGATTGTACCCCTTAGTTGGACCGTCAAGGTGGTCTTTTGTGCGTCAAATTCTGACCATTGGTTGGATGTTATGATGGTTTATTCATGTCTGAGACTTCATGATCTTATTTGGATTGCTAAAAGTTCAACATCAGTTTAAAAGTCTTCTACTGATACCTAAAGTTTAGTAATCTAATAGGTTCATCGGTTctaaagattatatatattgtcaTCTTTAGAAGTTTTGGAAAACATTTagcaagaagaaaaaaaaagttttataaaACTGAAACTATAATGAAATTTGGGAGATCTTTTATTAGCTTCACAAGTACTGGTCATTGATTTAGGCATTAAGGTTATATAATAGTGAGTATATCAGAAGTGAGCTGCAAGTAATGCTTGATGAATAAATGGTGTGATTCAGTGATGGAGATGAGTATGTATAAAATGGGGTAGTACTGAAAATATCCCACACAACACACTCTTTTCTGAAATTTAGAATTTTGATATCAGACGTACAATTGGGTTTGGAACTGTAGTTAGCATGACCATGTATACTTATGTATATTCTTTCATTAGTCGGATACTCGGATGGCATGATTCTAGGCCAGGCAACACATGAAGACCGTTTCTAATATGACACGCCTTATTTGAAaagattaataaatatttacataattaGGATTTCAGGTAAAGACTGTGGACTGTGGTTATCATATCTTGTTTCTGAATAGCCTTCAAAGGCCATCAATCAATTTTTTAGgttgttttaacttttttatcCTCTTTTCTTTTCATGTTAGATCATTTTTCACAGATTAatgattttctctttttctcttttttttttttttgggggggggggggggggggactgCAATAGGATCTTCATGTAGAGTTGTGATTTTTAATGGATGCTATAGAACTAGCAAGCTTAAGAATCGTCTTGTATTTTCTTCGTATTATAGTTTTTACCCTTGACAGATACTGCGGGACAAAAATTATTGTAGTGTCCTCTTGTAAACCAGATGAATGACCTTAGCCCCAGAAGCTGGTCTACTGTAGACATGAAACAAGCAACTGGTCTGATATAAGTCACTTGTACTTTGTATAGTATGTTTGTAACCTGTTTGTTCCGTTTACATCCAAACTATGCCTATTTATCAGTCCCTTGTAAAAGTTTGGCTGTTGGACTATATGTGTCAAGGCTCAACTGACACAGTATTAGGccatactttttattttttcatatacTTTTATTTGAAACTGCTTAAATTCACGTTTTGTTGAAAGAACATATGACATATTATGCATATCAGTGTATCAAATCTTTTCTTGGTTCGGCAAATTATATTTTGGCTTTAGTTTCTATTGTTATTCGACAAAGCTTTTGCCTGTCATCACTTATCAGTCATCAAGTTAACTTTAGAAAATTTGGTGAGCATGACAATCTGATTGCTCTTTTGGCAGGTTTCGTGGTTTCTTCTGGAAGGCCGCCAGAATAGGTACTCTCATAGTCATAACTCTTTTTGCAAGTTGTACCAGAATCTTAATGATTGTACAGAAATGTGTGGATATAGTACTATATACGAATGTTTTGTGGTAAACTACCAGATGTCATCCTTGAGCTCATAGTGCCAAACATACACTGTATATACAATATTCCGATTATTGCACAATCACACTGATAAACATACTTCATTCTTGAAACAGGAGAGCGACTGAGCCCTTGGGTAGCAGTTGGATGCTTTACAATGGGTGTATCAATTATATTCTTCTGATGAAATCCGTCGTTCTTGATCTTGGTTACAGTTATACGTAGCTTTTCAAATCATATTGTAACTGTTTCCGTAAACTGTTCTTAATAGTAGTTGCTTTGTTTGAGAAGTGTAAGGCAGACCTATTACATATGCTTTAGGTATGTAGAGAATTTTCTCATCTCTGTTGTATGTTTTCCAGACTTGTGTAATATTTTGGTAATGGTGGATTTAGATTAAAGTTGAGATCATCCCTATGTGCATTTGGTTACTCTGTTAAAAACGAAagttagtttaattttttttattttgatcatttaaagCCCACATGATTACTTGTTTTCtgataagaaaaataataatgctTTAGGTATTTAATCTGATCCAGAAaatataaaacatgaaaatattacAATAGCATTCAAGTCAcatattttgtttttcaaaGTTGATTAACCAGAGAGAATGACTGGATAGCTGATAGCTTAATGGTAATGATTTATCCGTGAATTCATATTACTTCAGTTCTTGTTCACAATTTTCATGAATCACATATCTTGTTCAGTTTATATTTCGATTTGACTAAATTCTTGATTGTAGCAAAAAATCTccgaaaaaattaatttgactaaaaattcTTGATTATAGCAAAAAATCTTGATAAATCTTCTGGATCAGTCGATTAATTCTGATTCTCAACTTACTTTTATCACCGATTAAGGCCGATTTACGACTTCTGTCACTGATTAATTTCGATTCCCGACTTCCGCACAGTATATTCTTCTTGTTGATGAGATAAGGCTTCACTCTGCATCTCCCTTCCATTACAGCACCAAGCCACCAACAACACTAGAAATGCAATCTCCATCTCTAAACACCCTGAAATTCTCCACCCCATTTCTCCCCCCACCACCCCCTCTCACCCCTCTCCACCCCCTTCACAAATCCCAATGCAAATCCACCCCCATCCTCTCCACTTTCACCCCCAACCCCCCACCTCAAAAACAAGTCTACCAGCCTTTTAGGCCACCCCCTGCTCCCATCCCACCCCAATTCCGCTCCCTCGACGCCCCTGCTCGCCTCGACATCCTCTCCAATCGCCTCGGCCTCTGGTTCGATTACGCCCCTTTGATCCCCTCACTGACCCAAGAAGGCTTTTCTGCTCCCACCATAGAGGAGATCACTGGGCTTACTGGGGTGGAGCAGAATCAGCTGATTGTGGGGGCTCAGGTGAGGGACTCTCTGGTTCAGGCTGAGGTTGAGGATGAGGTCTTGAGGTTTTATGATCTGGGTGGGGCCCAGTTGTTGTATGAGATTAGGCTGTTGAGTGTGGAGCAGAGGGCGGCGGCGGCGAGGCTGATTGCGAGGGAGAATTTTGATGTGAAGGGTGCGCAGGAGGTGGCGAGGGCGATTAAGGATTTTCCGAGGAGGAAGAGGGAGAAGGGGTGGGAGTGTTTTGAGTATAGGAGTCCTAGGGATTGTCTAGCGTTTTTGTATTATAGGCTTGCGTTGGAGCATGAGAGTTTCGAGGTGAGGAAGGGGGGGTTGGTTAAGGCGTTGGAGATGGCGGAGAGTGAGAGGGCGAAGAAGAGGATTTTGGAGGATTTGGAGAGGAAGGGAGGGGGGGAGAAGGGTGAGGATGTGGTTGTGGCGGTGAAAGTGCCGGTTGTGAGGATGAAGGTGGGGGAGGTCTCGGAGGCTACTTCTGTGGCGGTTTTGCCTGTTTGTAGGTCGGAGATGAGGGAGGAGGAGGTGGTGGATGCGCCTTGGGAATGTGGGACTGGGGGGGAGTTTGGAGTGGTGGTGGCAGAGAAGCCGTGGAGTAGGTGGGTGGTTTTGCCCGGGTGGGAGCCTGTCGTGGGACTTAAGAAAGGGGGAGTTGTGGTTGGATTCCCGGATGCTAGGGCATTGCCTTGGAAGGTGAATAAGTGGTATAAGGAGGAGTCGATTCTTGTTGTTGCTGATAGAAAGGCAAAGGAAGTGGTGACTGATGACGCGTTTTATTTAGTTTGCAAAGAGAACGGATTGAAGGTCGAGAGAGGGTCTGCGTTAAAGGGATCAGGGATAGAGGAGAGTTTAGGAACCGTTGTTTTGGTTGTTAGGCCACCAAAAGAAGATACAGAAAATCAGTTGGAAGAAGATTGGGAATGACGAATGAAAGGATGTTAAAAACTCAAACTTTGATCAACACATAGAAGTTAAAACGAGGAAGGCGGAATCAAAATCTTACAGTTCAAAGATGCACAgatatgtttttattgttaaaatcaGCAGAACTATTTGGTCTTGTGAATATAAGATGTTTAGATTGAATCAACCAGGTGTAGACTTTAGGTATATTTGTGCTTCTGTTTTGTTAGTTGGTACCTAGAAACTAATACACTGAAACTGTGAAAGAATATAGATCCTTTTATTATTTGTGACCTATTTATTCAAATGATACTTGAACTAGCTGTAACCCTTTTTTCTGTGTGTGTTTATAATCACAGAGATTGAATCATCATCTTTCCCATCAACGCATTGTTGGTTCAGTTTGTCGGCCTACTGCAGTTCAGACctttatttttgattgaatGTTAATTACAATGTTATCTTCTCGCGGAGTTGTGATTATCAAGCTTAAGAAGCAGCCTGCATTTTTTGCAAGGTCCGTCTCCTTGATCATAATTTCTTTCGTCTACATCCAAAACTATTCCCACTTATCAGTCCCTGGTAAAATTGAAATCCTGATTCCTGGTTGAGCCATCAAGTCTGATTACTGATGCaattttggttttgaaataATTGTATTAGAATCTCATATTGCCTCTGCTGTTTATTCCCGGATGACATTACACAACAGTCTATCTGAGGAGTTACACAAGCACAAGGACAGGGTTGTTTGAAATGCTTGAATGCTCATATAAGAATGAGCAGAACAAGATTCATATTTACACAAATCATGTCTTTCGATTATCATACACCATCGTTTTTCATATGATTTTAGATACTCGGAATTGCACAACTGTGCAACACTTGTCATTTCCATATACGCAATTGTGGAAGAGCGTCAACCTCGAGTTTGATTTTTGACCCAATTAGTTAGCTCGCATCAACCTCGAGTTTATCATTTCCATATATGTAATTGTGGAACAACGTCAACCTCGAGTTTATCATTTCCATATACGCAATTGTGGAACAACGTCAACCTCGAGTTCGATTTTTGACCTGATTAATTAACTCACGTCAACCTTGAGTTCGACTTTTGACCTGACTAATTAGCTCGGTTTAATTCCGCCAGATATGACAAACCAAATATACTAAATGGACTCGATTTCATATGCAAAATTTGTTTAGACAGGCGAAAGactcaaatattataaatttgctttaattttatataacaaatttgtttaaatattatatttataaaatagtatatttatgacatataaattataaaaatagataaatgTTCCTTAAGCTCGCacttattaatttgaaatttgagcTCGACTTGATAAAGTATTTGAGTTGCTCGAGTTCGATCCTACGATAATTATTGTTAAGACGAATTCGAATAATTATTGTTAAGACGAATTCGAATATTTAGCAAGCCAAGCTCAAGTGACTCCTAAAACACTGGACTCTTTTACACTTTTAGCACTTACGATAAATCTATAAACTATTAACAGATCAACAAGCCTCTCTTGATTAGATGCTGCTTAAAATCAAGTATATTCCCTGCTTAATTGCAAATAAGCGAATGTAAAAGCTaaacttaaaataaacaagatgaAATGGCAACATAGatataaacaaaaagaaaactgAGGATAAAGCCAATTATTTGCAGTTCACATTAACTATTTGTTTATAAAGATCTTGACATAGACTAAACTCATGCGATAATCTTGAGCTACAAAGCTCGATACCATGGTAGCAAATATAAACTTTCAAATACCGATTCATGTAACATAAAAGCTAGTCTGTAGCTAGACACCTCAGTA includes:
- the LOC108200782 gene encoding uncharacterized protein LOC108200782; the protein is MSALFNFHSFLTVVLLMICTCTFLKIQFPTLLQKKTGFRGFFWKAARIGERLSPWVAVGCFTMGVSIIFF
- the LOC108200294 gene encoding rubisco accumulation factor 1.2, chloroplastic: MQSPSLNTLKFSTPFLPPPPPLTPLHPLHKSQCKSTPILSTFTPNPPPQKQVYQPFRPPPAPIPPQFRSLDAPARLDILSNRLGLWFDYAPLIPSLTQEGFSAPTIEEITGLTGVEQNQLIVGAQVRDSLVQAEVEDEVLRFYDLGGAQLLYEIRLLSVEQRAAAARLIARENFDVKGAQEVARAIKDFPRRKREKGWECFEYRSPRDCLAFLYYRLALEHESFEVRKGGLVKALEMAESERAKKRILEDLERKGGGEKGEDVVVAVKVPVVRMKVGEVSEATSVAVLPVCRSEMREEEVVDAPWECGTGGEFGVVVAEKPWSRWVVLPGWEPVVGLKKGGVVVGFPDARALPWKVNKWYKEESILVVADRKAKEVVTDDAFYLVCKENGLKVERGSALKGSGIEESLGTVVLVVRPPKEDTENQLEEDWE